Proteins from one Toxotes jaculatrix isolate fToxJac2 chromosome 13, fToxJac2.pri, whole genome shotgun sequence genomic window:
- the LOC121191465 gene encoding sodium/hydrogen exchanger 3-like — protein MAATWRLSLFLFMLLMVSRGPSLASEAGTTASSDHGDTSNSVTGNGTDSGHDTTGDTGHNGGHGGEPITTLPIVTWKWEHVSTPYLVALWILVSWLCKLVIEANHHVTNVIPESALLICFGFILGGMIWGADKVQTFKLTPTVFFFYLLPQIILDTGYSMPNKLFFSNLGGILVYAIIGTCWNAASLGVSLWGCDKGGAMGDVDIGLLQYLLFGSLIAAVDPVAVIAVFEQVHVNEVLFIMVFGESLLNDGVTVVLFNVFDAFVSLGGSKIDAAEIIKGIVSFFVVAFGGSLLGFVFGILISLLTRCTKNIQIIEPGFVFVLGYLSYLTAEMLSLSAILSIVFCGICCQKYINSNMDEKSVSTVRYAMKVLANGSETIIFVFLGISAIDKSIWVWNTGFILLTLFFIFVYRIIGVFALTWILNKYRLVPIGFIDQVILSYGGLRGAVAYGLAVMLDENKIKEKNLMVSTTLIVVYFTVILQGITMKPLVTWLKVKRATESELTLIEKVQNKVFDHSLVAIEDISGQIGHNYMRDKWNNFEEKWMSKFLLKPSARKNRDYVFNVFHQLNLKDAMSYVAEGERRGSLEFIRNETAFVDFKKKFGDEFSEVMPDIMPDMSDDHGAMSVVRRDPVPSVSLEMHEQGMKGMRGNEDINTHHLLQQHLYKGRKQHRHRYSRSHFDVNKDENEVQEIFQRTMRNRLESFKSAKMGVAPPKTITKYTKKDTQQKMPNGKSLDKSRSYHSGDEDFEFSEGDSACGYDASRNSFPMRLTYRAGAGIENPAFMPDIDPMPPVQIPPWLAEAELDSSMVAPSQRAQVRLPWTPSNLRRLAPLRISTHSTDSFMLADAPATQQRDNEDLPPPPSPPPPSYNRDGGHM, from the exons atGGCAGCTACTTGGCgactttcactttttctgttcatgttgCTGATGGTGTCCAGAGGCCCGAGCCTGGCCAGTGAGGCTGGCACCACGGCGAGCAGTGATCATGGGGACACCTCAAACTCAGTCACCGGGAACGGGACGGACTCAGGCCATGACACGACTGGAGACACTGGTCATAATGGCGGTCACGGGGGAGAGCCCATCACCACCCTGCCAATTGTGACCTGGAAGTGGGAGCACGTCTCCACCCCGTACCTGGTGGCCCTGTGGATCCTGGTTAGCTGGCTCTGCAAACTTG TCATTGAGGCCAACCACCATGTGACCAATGTGATCCCAGAGAGCGCCCTGCTCATCTGCTTTGGCTTCATCCTGGGTGGGATGATTTGGGGTGCAGATAAGGTACAGACATTCAAACTGACCCCGACAGTGTTCTTCTTCTACCTGTTGCCTCAAATCATCCTTGACACCGGCTACTCCATGCCAAATAAGCTGTTCTTTAGCAACTTGGGGGGCATCCTGGTCTACGCCATCATCGGGACTTGTTGGAATGCTGCCAGCCTGGGTGTTTCGCTGTGGGGTTGTGACAAAGGAGGAGCAATGG GTGACGTGGACATCGGCCTGCTGCAGTATCTTCTCTTTGGCAGTCTGATTGCTGCTGTGGACCCCGTAGCCGTCATTGCCGTGTTTGAGCAAGTCCATGTCAACGAGGTCCTCTTCATCATGGTGTTTGGAGAGTCGCTGCTCAACGACGGCGTGACAGTG GTGCTCTTCAATGTATTTGATGCATTTGTGTCACTGGGAGGATCCAAAATTGACGCTGCGGAGATCATCAAAGGAATAG tttctttctttgtggtGGCGTTTGGTGGCTCCCTCTTGGGCTTTGTATTTGGCATTCTGATCTCTCTTCTGACCAGATGCACTAAAAACATCCAAATCATTGAGCCCGGCTTCGTGTTTGTCCTGGGATATTTGTCCTACCTGACCGCTGAGATGCTCTCCCTGTCAGCCATCCTCTC gATTGTCTTCTGTGGTATATGCTGCCAGAAGTACATTAATTCAAACATGGATGAGAAGTCTGTCAGCACAGTCAGATATGCCATGAAGGTTCTCGCCAACGGATCAGAAACCATCATCTTTGTCTTCCTCGGCATCTCGGCCATTGACAAGTCAATCTGGGTGTGGAACACAGGCTTCATCCTCCTCACGCTATTCTTCATCTTTGTGTATAGAATCATTG GTGTCTTTGCCCTCACCTGGATCCTGAACAAGTACAGGCTGGTGCCCATCGGGTTCATAGATCAGGTGATTCTGAGCTACGGTGGCCTGCGAGGGGCTGTTGCATATGGCCTGGCTGTGATGCTGGATGAGAACAAGATAAAGGAGAAGAATCTGATGGTCAGCACGACTCTCATCGTCGTGTACTTCACCGTCATTCTGCAG GGAATAACGATGAAACCTCTGGTCACGTGGCTTAAAGTAAAGAGAGCTACAGAGTCTGAGCTCACACTCATAGAAAAAGTGCAGAACAAG GTGTTTGATCACTCGCTTGTTGCCATAGAAGACATATCTGGACAAATAGGACACAACTACATGAGGGACAA GTGGAATAATTTTGAGGAGAAATGGATGTCAAAGTTTTTGCTGAAGCCGTCAGCGAGGAAGAACCGTGACTATGTCTTCAACGTCTTCCATCAGCTGAACCTCAAGGATGCTATGAGCTACGTGGCTGAG GGTGAACGCAGAGGCTCTCTGGAGTTTATCCGCAACGAAACTGCATTCGTTGACTTCAAGAAAAAGTTTGGGGACGAATTCTCAGAGGTCATGCCGGACATCATGCCTGACATGTCAGACGATCATGGTGCGATGTCCGTTGTGAG AAGAGACCCTGTGCCATCGGTGAGCTTGGAGATGCATGAGCAGGGCATGAAGGGAATGAGGGGAAACGAGGACATTAACACTCACCACCTGCTGCAGCAACATCTGTATAAGGGCAGGAAACAG CACCGGCACAGGTACAGTCGGAGCCATTTCGATGtcaacaaagatgaaaatgaggTGCAGGAGATCTTCCAGAGGACCATGAGGAATCGTCTGGAGTCCTTTAAGTCTGCAAAGATGGGCGTCGCTCCACCAAAGACAATTACcaaatacacaaagaaagacacacagcaaAAG ATGCCAAATGGAAAATCACTGGACAAAAGTAGAAGCTACCATTCTGGAGATGAAG ATTTTGAGTTCTCAGAGGGAGACAGTGCCTGTGGCTATGATGCATCAAGAAATTCCTTCCCCATGAGGCTCACCTACAGAGCAGGAG CTGGAATTGAGAATCCAGCCTTCATGCCGGACATAGACCCCATGCCCCCAGTGCAGATCCCTCCGTGGCTTGCGGAGGCCGAGCTCGACAGCAGCATGGTTGCTCCTTCGCAGCGAGCCCAGGTGAGGCTGCCGTGGACGCCCAGCAACCTGCGGCGCCTGGCTCCGCTTCGCATCAGCACTCACTCCACCGACTCCTTCATGCTGGCCGATGCTCCTGCCACGCAGCAGAGGGACAACGAGGAcctgcctccacctccatcacctcctccaccttcttaTAATAGAGATGGTGGCCACATGTAG
- the olah gene encoding S-acyl fatty acid synthase thioesterase, medium chain — translation MEKVINCFKKRPEAVARLICFPWAGGGSIHYARWGNVLNSSIEVFAVKLPGRESRAKEPFFQSMQQIVDEVIGVLLPVLKEKPFALFGHSFGAFTSFAVADALKKLHNLEPVHIFLSGASAPYSETRIKAPKRSELSDDDFLKWLISIGGTPPELLANPEVLKLFLPTLKADLHIVENYRCNKPDNSFLSCPVTCFDGKDDIPHDLQAWKEITSGDFTIRMLDGSHFYLKDSGNEKIILDYVTKYLETSEMDYL, via the exons ATGGAGAAAGTAATCAACTGTTTCAAGAAAAGGCCAGAGGCAGTGGCCAGGCTGATCTGCTTCCCCTGGGCAGGTGGAGGGTCCATACACTATGCACGCTGGGGAAACGTCCTCAACAGCTCTATCGAAG tgtttgctgtCAAACTTCCAGGCAGAGAGAGTCGAGCCAAAGAGCCGTTCTTTCAGAGCATGCAGCAGATTGTGGACGAGGTTATTGGTGTGTTGTTACCGGTGCTGAAGGAGAAGCCGTTTGCTCTCTTTGGCCACAG TTTTGGTGCCTTCACGAGTTTCGCTGTGGCAGATGCTCTGAAGAAACTCCACAACCTCGAACCTGTTCATATCTTCCTGTCCGGTGCCTCTGCACCTTAT TCAGAAACGCGCATCAAAGCCCCAAAGAGAAGCGAGTTATCAGATGATGATTTTCTCAAGTGGTTGATTTCGATTGGAGGAACTCCTCCTGAACTTCTGGCCAACCCTGAAGTCTTGAAGCTCTTCCTTCCCACTCTAAAAGCCGACCTTCACATTGTGGAGAACTACAG GTGTAACAAGCCGGACAATTCATTCCTGTCCTGCCCAGTCACATGCTTTGATGGAAAAGATGACATTCCTCATGATTTACAAG CTTGGAAAGAGATCACATCAGGAGATTTCACTATCAGGATGCTCGATGGATCTCACTTTTACCTGAAGGATTctggaaatgaaaaaattaTATTAGACTATGTCACAAAGTATCTGGAAACATCAGAAATGGACTATTTATAA